In Nocardioides sp. JQ2195, a genomic segment contains:
- a CDS encoding aldo/keto reductase, with protein MTVPSLSLNDGHSIPQLGFGVFQVPPDQTAATVTAALEVGYRHIDTAQMYGNEKGVGEALATSGIPRDELFVTTKLNNMNHAPDDVRRSFDESLRALGLDHVDLFLIHWPLPTQYDGDYVSTWKAMTELTADGRAKSVGVSNFEPDHLARVIDETGVLPAVNQVEVHPRFGNEAVRAANAEHGLLTEAWSPIGQGSILDDPTIGEIAERLGRTPAQVTLRWHVERGDIVFPKSMHRERMQENFALFDFDLSPDDVSAISGLDRGSAGRIGPDPATFDRI; from the coding sequence ATGACTGTTCCCTCCTTGAGTCTCAACGACGGCCACTCCATCCCGCAGCTCGGTTTCGGCGTCTTCCAGGTGCCACCGGACCAGACCGCGGCGACGGTCACCGCCGCACTGGAGGTCGGCTACCGGCACATCGACACCGCGCAGATGTATGGCAACGAGAAGGGCGTCGGCGAGGCCCTGGCGACGTCAGGGATTCCGCGCGACGAGCTGTTCGTGACCACCAAGCTCAACAACATGAACCACGCCCCGGACGACGTCCGACGCTCGTTCGACGAGTCGCTGCGTGCGCTGGGGCTCGACCACGTCGACCTGTTCCTGATCCACTGGCCGCTGCCCACCCAGTACGACGGCGACTACGTCTCCACGTGGAAGGCGATGACCGAGCTGACCGCCGACGGGCGCGCGAAGTCGGTCGGTGTGTCGAACTTCGAGCCCGACCACCTGGCCCGTGTCATCGACGAGACCGGGGTGCTGCCGGCGGTGAACCAGGTCGAGGTGCACCCGCGGTTCGGCAACGAGGCGGTCCGCGCGGCGAACGCCGAGCACGGGCTGCTCACCGAGGCGTGGTCCCCCATCGGCCAGGGCTCGATCCTGGACGACCCGACCATCGGCGAGATCGCCGAGCGTCTGGGCAGGACCCCGGCCCAGGTGACACTGCGTTGGCACGTCGAGCGTGGCGACATCGTCTTCCCCAAGTCGATGCACCGCGAGCGCATGCAGGAGAACTTCGCGCTGTTCGACTTCGACCTCTCCCCCGACGACGTGTCGGCGATCAGTGGACTCGACCGGGGCAGCGCGGGTCGGATCGGGCCGGACCCGGCGACGTTCGACAGGATCTGA
- a CDS encoding glycoside hydrolase family 38 C-terminal domain-containing protein, which translates to MHDRGEEIEYRLGRVMEERVRPAIHRGISALDVEVWHVPPSSDGTIGEPVGFDVARAAAYEPAKVGDRWGPAWGTSWFHLTGTVPADAVSPEVVFDLGWASRRPGMQAEALVHRPDGSLVKGLNPQNSWIPVQPGEQLDLYVEAAANPAIGPGWTPTRQGDRHTSTREPIYTISRAEVCERDVATYELNADLDVLDGLQRSLPESDARRWEIRYAFERALEALEPHDVPGTAAAARAELAEVLSRPANASAHRISAIGHAHIDSAWLWPVRETVRKVARTVANVTNLLDTTDDLVHCMSSAQQWEWLEQNQPALFERVRAHVESGRFIPVGGMWVESDTNMVGGEAMARQFVMGKQWFLDKLGVECEEVWLPDSFGYTAALPQIVKLAGFRWFLTQKISWNTVNKFPHHTFWWEGIDGTRVFTHFPPADTYNGTLAGSQLAHAASNFRDKGMASRSLLPFGHGDGGGGPTREMLDRARRTASLEGSPRVEIESPASFFAAAEAEYPNAPVWAGELYLEIHRGTYTSQARTKQGNRRSEHLLREAELWSTYAAVRGLVDYPYDALRSLWKTVLLNQFHDILPGSSIAWVHRQAEQDHARVAEELEAIITRAITALAGTGDGSAVFDASPIAMLSHSPVVSRRSQSDLLNPRRGTVVEEGAPATVSKPHLLVNDHLRVDIDATGVIRSIHDLVADREVLPPGGAANLLQIHPDFPNKWDAWDLDQFYRDQVSDLVGEVSTNAATEGSVEVRGRFGDSSYSQVISLDGGRIDIETTVDWHERERVLKLAFDIDVHTDHARYETQFGHVTRPTHENTTWDAARFEVCAHRWVLVEDGGYAAAVANDSTYGHDVARHPRPGGGTFSTVRQTLLRAPRYPDPETDQGNHTFRSAIVPGAGVAGAAEAGYALNLPPRHVAGATVEPLVRVAGGTAHVEAIKLAEDRSGDVVVRLHEPLGARTGVTLEPAFEVARVSEVDLLERPLDKDALVATDPITLSLRPFQIVTLRLSR; encoded by the coding sequence ATGCACGATCGCGGCGAGGAGATCGAGTACCGGCTCGGGCGGGTCATGGAGGAGCGGGTCAGGCCTGCGATCCACCGCGGCATCAGCGCGCTCGACGTCGAGGTGTGGCACGTCCCGCCCTCCTCGGACGGGACCATCGGCGAACCGGTCGGGTTCGACGTGGCCCGAGCCGCGGCGTACGAGCCGGCGAAGGTGGGCGACCGGTGGGGGCCGGCCTGGGGCACCAGCTGGTTCCACCTGACCGGGACCGTGCCTGCGGACGCGGTCTCGCCGGAGGTCGTCTTCGACCTCGGCTGGGCCTCGCGCCGGCCGGGCATGCAGGCCGAGGCGCTGGTCCATCGCCCCGACGGCTCCCTGGTCAAGGGCCTCAACCCGCAGAACTCCTGGATCCCCGTGCAGCCGGGTGAGCAGCTCGACCTGTACGTCGAGGCCGCCGCCAACCCGGCGATCGGGCCGGGTTGGACGCCCACCCGCCAGGGAGATCGCCACACCTCCACCAGGGAGCCGATCTACACGATCAGCCGGGCCGAGGTCTGCGAGCGCGACGTGGCGACCTACGAGCTGAATGCCGACCTCGACGTCCTCGACGGCCTGCAGCGATCCCTGCCCGAGAGCGATGCCCGGCGCTGGGAGATCCGCTACGCGTTCGAGCGTGCGCTCGAGGCGCTCGAGCCGCACGACGTGCCCGGCACTGCCGCTGCGGCCCGGGCCGAGCTCGCGGAGGTGCTCTCCCGGCCGGCGAACGCGAGCGCCCACCGGATCAGCGCCATCGGCCACGCCCACATCGACTCGGCGTGGCTGTGGCCGGTGCGCGAGACCGTGCGCAAGGTGGCGCGCACCGTCGCCAACGTCACCAACCTGCTCGACACCACCGACGACCTGGTGCACTGCATGAGCTCGGCCCAGCAGTGGGAGTGGCTCGAGCAGAACCAGCCGGCCCTCTTCGAACGCGTCCGCGCCCACGTGGAGTCGGGCCGGTTCATCCCGGTCGGCGGCATGTGGGTCGAGTCCGACACCAACATGGTCGGCGGCGAGGCGATGGCCCGCCAGTTCGTGATGGGCAAGCAGTGGTTCCTCGACAAGCTCGGCGTCGAGTGCGAGGAGGTGTGGCTGCCGGACTCGTTCGGCTACACCGCCGCGCTGCCGCAGATCGTGAAGCTGGCCGGCTTCCGCTGGTTCCTGACCCAGAAGATCTCGTGGAACACGGTCAACAAGTTCCCGCACCACACGTTCTGGTGGGAGGGCATCGACGGCACCCGGGTGTTCACCCACTTCCCGCCCGCCGACACCTACAACGGCACCCTGGCCGGGAGCCAGCTCGCCCACGCGGCGTCGAACTTCAGGGACAAGGGCATGGCCAGCCGCTCGCTGCTCCCCTTCGGCCACGGAGACGGCGGTGGTGGGCCCACTCGCGAGATGCTCGACCGCGCCCGGCGCACGGCCTCACTCGAAGGGTCGCCCCGGGTCGAGATCGAGTCACCGGCGTCGTTCTTCGCAGCCGCGGAGGCGGAGTACCCCAACGCTCCGGTGTGGGCCGGAGAGCTCTATCTCGAGATCCACCGCGGCACCTACACCTCCCAGGCGAGGACCAAGCAGGGCAACCGGCGCTCCGAGCACCTGCTGCGCGAGGCCGAGCTCTGGTCGACGTACGCCGCAGTGCGTGGCCTGGTCGACTACCCGTACGACGCGTTGCGGTCGCTCTGGAAGACCGTGCTGCTCAACCAGTTCCACGACATCCTGCCCGGCTCCTCGATCGCGTGGGTGCACCGGCAGGCCGAGCAGGACCATGCGCGGGTGGCCGAGGAGCTCGAGGCGATCATCACCCGGGCGATCACGGCGCTGGCCGGAACCGGCGACGGGTCGGCGGTGTTCGACGCGTCCCCGATCGCGATGCTGAGCCACAGTCCGGTGGTTTCGAGACGGTCGCAGAGCGACCTCCTCAACCCCCGACGGGGGACGGTGGTTGAGGAGGGAGCGCCAGCGACCGTCTCGAAACCACACCTGCTGGTCAACGACCACCTCCGGGTCGATATCGACGCGACCGGCGTGATCCGCTCGATCCACGACCTGGTCGCCGACCGCGAGGTGCTGCCGCCGGGCGGCGCGGCCAACCTGCTGCAGATCCACCCGGACTTCCCGAACAAGTGGGACGCCTGGGACCTCGACCAGTTCTACCGCGACCAGGTCTCGGACCTGGTCGGCGAGGTCTCGACGAACGCGGCCACCGAGGGGTCGGTCGAGGTGCGGGGCAGGTTCGGCGACTCGTCGTACTCCCAGGTGATCAGCCTCGACGGTGGCCGCATCGACATCGAGACCACCGTCGACTGGCACGAGCGGGAGCGGGTGCTCAAGCTGGCCTTCGACATCGACGTGCACACCGATCACGCGCGCTACGAGACCCAGTTCGGCCACGTCACCCGACCGACGCACGAGAACACCACGTGGGACGCGGCCCGCTTCGAGGTGTGCGCCCACCGCTGGGTGCTGGTCGAGGACGGTGGGTACGCCGCCGCGGTGGCCAACGACTCGACGTACGGCCACGACGTGGCCCGTCACCCGCGCCCCGGGGGCGGCACGTTCTCGACCGTGCGCCAGACCCTGCTGCGGGCGCCGCGCTACCCGGACCCGGAGACCGACCAGGGCAACCACACGTTTCGCTCGGCGATCGTTCCGGGCGCCGGCGTTGCCGGGGCCGCCGAGGCCGGCTATGCGCTGAACCTGCCGCCCCGCCACGTCGCTGGTGCGACGGTGGAGCCGCTGGTGCGGGTGGCCGGCGGCACTGCCCACGTCGAGGCGATCAAGCTCGCGGAGGACCGGTCCGGCGACGTGGTCGTGCGGTTGCACGAACCGCTCGGGGCCAGGACGGGCGTGACCCTCGAGCCAGCCTTCGAGGTGGCGCGCGTGAGCGAGGTCGACCTGCTGGAGCGACCTCTGGACAAGGACGCGCTGGTCGCGACGGACCCGATCACGCTGTCCCTGCGACCGTTCCAGATCGTCACGCTGCGCCTGTCACGCTGA
- a CDS encoding NAD(P)/FAD-dependent oxidoreductase, giving the protein MTNAVVVGSGPNGLSAALTLAERGIDVLVLEAADRVGGGARTSELTVPGLLHDDCAAFHPTGVASPWFQSLGLEREGLRWLWPEVQVAHPLDGGRAALLWRSVERTANGLGVDGSAWERLVGRAARNFDDLASDVFRPILHLPEHPFKLAGFGLNSLLPVPWLARRWRTDEARALFGGMAAHKFGPLTGPLASAAGLMLGAAAHAYGWPVAEGGTESITRALLARLERAGGRVETGIRVTAYDELGDPDILLLDTAPDAVARIMGDRLPQRIHRAFRRHRFGPAAFKVDYAIEGDIPWENPEVLRAGTVHLGGTLEEMVATEARTGRGEMPDRPFVLLGQQYLTDPSRSGGDSGLNPVYAYAHVPHAWRGDATAAITAQVERFAPGFGERVRHVHVRDTTGLEAYNANYVGGDISAGSNGGLQVALRPRIARNPYATGVPGVFICSSATPPGGGVHGMGGHNAALSALKELSA; this is encoded by the coding sequence GTGACCAACGCAGTCGTGGTCGGCAGCGGCCCCAACGGGCTCTCGGCCGCCCTCACCCTCGCCGAGCGGGGCATCGACGTGCTCGTCCTCGAGGCCGCGGACCGGGTCGGCGGCGGCGCCCGCACCTCCGAGCTGACGGTGCCCGGCCTGCTCCACGACGACTGTGCCGCCTTCCACCCGACGGGAGTTGCATCGCCCTGGTTCCAGAGCCTCGGCCTGGAGCGCGAAGGCCTGCGCTGGCTGTGGCCCGAGGTCCAGGTCGCGCACCCGCTCGACGGCGGTCGCGCCGCGCTGCTGTGGCGCAGCGTGGAGCGTACGGCGAACGGGCTCGGCGTCGACGGCTCCGCCTGGGAGCGCCTCGTCGGACGCGCCGCGCGGAACTTCGACGACCTCGCCAGCGACGTCTTCCGGCCGATCCTGCACCTGCCGGAACACCCCTTCAAGCTCGCCGGCTTCGGACTGAACTCCCTGCTGCCGGTGCCGTGGCTGGCTCGCCGCTGGAGGACCGACGAGGCCCGGGCGCTGTTCGGTGGCATGGCAGCCCACAAGTTCGGACCGCTCACCGGACCGCTCGCCTCCGCGGCGGGACTGATGCTCGGCGCGGCCGCCCACGCCTACGGCTGGCCGGTGGCCGAGGGTGGCACCGAGTCGATCACACGGGCCCTCCTCGCCAGGCTCGAGCGGGCCGGCGGCCGCGTCGAGACGGGGATCCGGGTGACGGCGTACGACGAGCTGGGCGACCCCGACATCCTGCTCCTCGACACGGCGCCGGACGCGGTGGCCCGGATCATGGGTGACCGGCTGCCTCAGCGCATCCACAGGGCCTTTCGGCGCCATCGGTTCGGCCCGGCCGCGTTCAAGGTCGACTACGCCATCGAGGGCGACATCCCGTGGGAGAACCCCGAGGTGCTCAGGGCCGGCACCGTCCACCTCGGTGGAACGCTGGAGGAGATGGTCGCCACGGAGGCGAGGACCGGTCGTGGCGAGATGCCGGACCGGCCCTTCGTGCTCCTGGGCCAGCAGTACCTCACCGATCCTTCGCGCTCGGGAGGTGACTCAGGGCTGAACCCGGTCTACGCCTACGCCCACGTGCCCCATGCCTGGCGCGGCGACGCGACCGCGGCGATCACCGCCCAGGTCGAACGGTTCGCGCCGGGCTTCGGCGAGCGGGTCCGGCACGTGCACGTGCGCGACACGACCGGGCTCGAGGCCTACAACGCCAACTACGTCGGCGGCGACATCTCCGCGGGCTCCAACGGCGGACTGCAGGTCGCGCTGCGCCCCAGGATCGCTCGGAACCCCTACGCCACAGGCGTTCCGGGGGTCTTCATCTGCTCGTCCGCCACGCCACCCGGCGGCGGCGTGCACGGGATGGGCGGCCACAACGCTGCGTTGTCGGCCCTCAAGGAGCTCTCAGCGTGA
- a CDS encoding class I SAM-dependent methyltransferase yields the protein MNRHQFLAGLHEAVRPRTYLETGVQTGQSLQLSRVPSIGIDPAFTINREIQADVHLARTTSDEFFAREDPLAHLPIPIVDLAFIDGMHLAEYALRDFIAVERFTTPASVMLFDDTLPLNVLMANRKRESGSWTGDVYKATQALRDLRPDLVVIDLDTALTGTTLVLCPDASRGGALEGYDDWVESAITPDPQPVPEAILGRTNALDPERVLASAGWRNLVELRSAGRADAAAIRAGFSDVLG from the coding sequence ATGAACCGCCACCAATTCCTCGCCGGCCTGCACGAAGCGGTCCGACCCCGCACCTACCTGGAGACCGGGGTCCAGACGGGACAGAGCCTGCAGCTGAGCCGCGTGCCCAGCATCGGCATCGACCCGGCCTTCACCATCAACCGTGAGATCCAGGCCGACGTGCACCTGGCGCGCACCACCAGCGACGAGTTCTTCGCCCGTGAGGACCCGCTGGCCCACCTGCCGATCCCGATCGTCGACCTGGCGTTCATCGACGGCATGCACCTCGCCGAGTACGCGCTGCGCGACTTCATCGCCGTGGAGCGGTTCACCACGCCGGCGTCGGTGATGCTCTTCGACGACACCCTGCCGCTGAACGTCCTCATGGCGAACCGCAAGCGCGAGTCGGGCTCCTGGACCGGGGACGTCTACAAGGCGACGCAGGCCCTGCGCGACCTGCGTCCCGACCTGGTGGTCATCGACCTCGACACCGCGCTGACCGGCACCACCCTGGTCCTGTGCCCGGACGCTTCGCGCGGCGGCGCGCTCGAGGGGTACGACGACTGGGTCGAGTCGGCCATCACGCCCGACCCGCAGCCGGTCCCCGAGGCCATCCTCGGCCGGACGAACGCCCTCGACCCGGAGCGGGTCCTGGCCAGTGCCGGATGGAGGAACCTGGTGGAGCTGCGCAGCGCCGGTCGCGCCGACGCCGCCGCGATCCGGGCGGGCTTCAGCGACGTCCTGGGCTGA
- a CDS encoding MarR family transcriptional regulator — MTPDHVSRIIEQWAVERPDLDTAPMAVIGRLHRLGDLLRERLVEVYAEFGLSEGEFDLLAVLRRSGAPHELSPTDLAASTMVTTGAITKRVDRLAARGWVERRADKSDGRARTIALTPAGRELIDRAVEAHYANEKVLISGLPDIDRTRLARILQAWGELLELD; from the coding sequence ATGACCCCGGACCACGTCAGTCGCATCATCGAGCAGTGGGCGGTCGAGCGTCCTGACCTGGACACGGCCCCGATGGCCGTGATCGGCCGACTCCACCGACTCGGCGACCTGCTCCGTGAGCGACTCGTCGAGGTGTACGCCGAGTTCGGCCTCAGCGAGGGCGAGTTCGACCTGTTGGCGGTGCTGCGTCGCAGCGGTGCTCCCCATGAGCTGAGCCCCACCGACCTGGCTGCCTCGACCATGGTGACCACGGGGGCGATCACCAAGCGGGTCGACCGACTGGCCGCGCGCGGGTGGGTCGAACGGCGCGCCGACAAGAGCGACGGCCGGGCCAGGACGATTGCCCTGACCCCGGCCGGCCGGGAGCTGATCGATCGCGCCGTCGAGGCGCACTACGCCAACGAGAAGGTGCTGATCAGCGGACTGCCTGACATCGACCGGACGCGACTGGCCCGGATCCTGCAGGCGTGGGGAGAGCTGCTCGAACTGGACTGA